The Pseudarthrobacter sp. NS4 genome includes a window with the following:
- a CDS encoding glycoside hydrolase family 1 protein produces MSHAATKAATGPFPEGFLWGGATAANQLEGAYAEGGKGLSIQDVMPKGIMTPPTEGPTPDNLKQVGIDFYNRYAEDIALFAEMGFKVYRFSIAWSRIFPNGDDEQPNEEGLAFYDRVLDELEKHGITPMVTISHYETPLNLARTYGGWTNRKLIAFYERYCQVLFERFGSRVKYWLTFNEINSVIHAPFLSGGIPTPREELTEADLYQAIHHELVASARATRLAREIMPGAQVGCMILALPVYPLTPSPDDVVKAMDTAHASYAFGDIHCRGTYPGYLLRYFRDNGIRLDITDQDREDLLNTVDFVSFSYYMSICESADPSAAAGEGNIMGGVPNPTLESSEWGWQIDPKGLRVVLNDYWERWQKPLFIVENGIGAKDVLVELDGELTVEDDYRIEYMNDHLVQVREAIADGVQVLGYTSWGCIDVVSASTAQLSKRYGFIYVDRNDDGSGTLERYRKKSFGWYRDVIASNGASLG; encoded by the coding sequence ATGAGCCACGCAGCAACGAAGGCAGCAACCGGACCATTTCCCGAAGGATTCCTGTGGGGAGGCGCAACTGCCGCCAACCAGCTTGAGGGCGCCTATGCCGAGGGCGGCAAGGGCCTGTCCATCCAGGACGTGATGCCCAAGGGCATCATGACCCCTCCCACCGAGGGCCCGACGCCGGACAACCTCAAGCAGGTGGGCATCGACTTCTACAACCGCTACGCCGAGGACATCGCGCTCTTCGCCGAGATGGGCTTCAAGGTATACCGCTTCTCCATCGCGTGGAGCCGCATCTTCCCCAACGGGGACGACGAACAACCCAACGAGGAAGGCCTTGCCTTCTACGACCGGGTGCTGGATGAACTGGAGAAGCACGGCATCACGCCGATGGTGACCATCAGCCACTACGAGACGCCGCTGAATCTGGCCCGCACCTACGGCGGCTGGACCAACCGTAAGCTGATCGCGTTCTACGAGCGCTACTGCCAGGTACTGTTCGAGCGCTTTGGCAGCCGCGTCAAATACTGGCTGACCTTCAACGAGATCAATTCGGTCATCCACGCGCCCTTCCTCTCCGGCGGCATTCCCACCCCGCGCGAGGAACTGACCGAAGCGGACCTGTACCAGGCCATCCACCATGAGCTGGTTGCCTCTGCCCGCGCCACTCGGCTGGCGCGGGAAATCATGCCCGGTGCACAGGTGGGCTGCATGATCCTGGCCCTGCCGGTCTACCCGCTGACGCCATCTCCTGATGATGTGGTAAAGGCCATGGACACCGCCCACGCCAGCTACGCCTTCGGTGACATCCACTGCCGGGGCACGTACCCCGGCTACCTGCTGCGTTACTTCCGCGACAACGGGATCCGGTTGGATATCACCGATCAGGACCGCGAGGACCTGCTGAACACGGTGGACTTTGTTTCCTTCAGCTACTACATGAGCATTTGCGAATCTGCGGACCCGTCTGCCGCTGCGGGCGAAGGCAACATTATGGGAGGGGTTCCCAATCCCACCCTGGAATCTTCGGAATGGGGATGGCAGATTGACCCGAAGGGCCTGCGCGTAGTGCTGAACGACTACTGGGAGCGGTGGCAGAAGCCGTTGTTCATCGTGGAGAACGGAATCGGCGCCAAGGACGTGCTGGTGGAGCTCGACGGTGAACTGACCGTGGAGGATGACTACCGCATCGAGTACATGAATGACCACCTGGTCCAGGTCCGGGAGGCCATCGCTGACGGTGTGCAGGTGTTGGGGTACACCTCGTGGGGCTGCATCGACGTCGTCAGTGCCTCCACCGCGCAACTGAGCAAGCGTTACGGTTTCATCTACGTTGACAGGAACGACGACGGTTCCGGCACCTTGGAGCGCTACCGGAAGAAGTCGTTCGGTTGGTACCGGGATGTGATCGCGAGCAATGGCGCCAGCCTTGGCTGA
- a CDS encoding MFS transporter — translation MSAIKNTNASQGGASAASKRRFLIRMVTVLIGGMVLDGYVLGIIGPVAGTMAEDLQLTPFWQGLIAAAALVGILIGAPLGGWAADKWGRKPIFMFDIGLFAIASGMQFFVDSPAWLIVVRLLMGIAIGTEYAVGWPLMAEFSPTHLRGRLMAAMGIAWYAGFMIAFLIGHLLNEYTDLSWHFILGTSTFLAVAIFLARLGMPESPRWLWSVGRKDEARTLANKYMPEDALDDLQHEDVRKGSFGMLFSKEHWRSTLFISGFWFCAVTPYFAIATFADSVLNEYGLAGGLAGGVGLSAVALAGVVVTFLLIEKVGRRLLTVPTQWLCAAVLAVIGLWAGAPAPVVLILFLVFSFFNAGYNTLTNVYPGEVLPTEIRGIGTGFAAAASRVGAGIGIFLLPMSMETLGAGPTMLIAAGVALAGAALSQWLAPETKGKTLTEAAAGYAH, via the coding sequence GTGTCAGCGATAAAAAACACCAATGCCAGCCAAGGGGGTGCCTCAGCGGCCAGCAAACGACGCTTCCTGATTAGAATGGTCACCGTCCTGATCGGCGGCATGGTCCTGGATGGCTATGTCCTTGGCATCATCGGACCAGTCGCGGGGACCATGGCCGAGGACCTGCAGCTCACCCCTTTCTGGCAGGGTCTGATCGCCGCAGCTGCTCTGGTTGGAATCCTGATCGGCGCACCTCTGGGCGGCTGGGCCGCCGATAAGTGGGGGCGCAAGCCAATTTTCATGTTCGACATCGGCCTGTTCGCTATCGCGTCGGGAATGCAGTTTTTCGTCGACTCGCCGGCGTGGCTGATTGTGGTGCGGCTGTTGATGGGCATCGCGATCGGCACCGAGTACGCGGTCGGTTGGCCCCTGATGGCTGAGTTCTCACCCACCCATCTGCGGGGGCGGCTCATGGCCGCAATGGGAATCGCTTGGTACGCCGGATTCATGATCGCGTTCCTGATCGGCCATCTGCTCAACGAGTACACCGACCTGAGCTGGCACTTCATCCTGGGTACGAGCACGTTCCTAGCGGTGGCCATATTCCTCGCCCGGCTCGGCATGCCGGAGTCACCGCGGTGGCTGTGGAGCGTGGGCCGCAAAGACGAGGCCCGAACCCTCGCTAACAAGTACATGCCCGAGGACGCGCTCGACGACCTCCAGCACGAGGACGTTCGCAAGGGCAGCTTCGGGATGCTGTTCTCCAAGGAGCACTGGCGCTCCACACTCTTCATCTCAGGTTTTTGGTTTTGCGCCGTGACACCATACTTCGCGATCGCCACCTTCGCTGACAGCGTGCTAAATGAGTACGGTCTCGCTGGCGGGCTCGCCGGGGGAGTCGGGCTCTCCGCAGTCGCGCTGGCCGGAGTCGTCGTCACGTTCTTGCTGATCGAGAAGGTAGGTCGACGCCTGCTGACCGTCCCGACCCAGTGGCTGTGCGCCGCCGTCCTCGCGGTCATTGGCCTGTGGGCCGGCGCGCCCGCGCCCGTCGTCCTCATCCTCTTCCTGGTCTTCTCGTTCTTCAACGCGGGCTACAACACGCTGACCAACGTCTACCCAGGCGAGGTTCTCCCGACAGAGATCAGAGGCATCGGAACAGGTTTCGCGGCCGCTGCCAGCCGTGTCGGAGCCGGCATCGGCATCTTCCTCCTCCCGATGTCGATGGAGACCCTCGGTGCCGGTCCCACTATGCTGATCGCGGCCGGAGTCGCCCTCGCCGGTGCCGCGCTATCGCAGTGGCTCGCTCCAGAAACGAAGGGCAAGACCTTGACGGAGGCAGCAGCAGGATACGCCCACTGA
- a CDS encoding aldehyde dehydrogenase family protein — MTETASFTVRRAGNAPVPSLPPFGQFIGGAFIASSSASTVDVENPATGEVLTQVPAGTVEDVDAAVAAAVTAKAGWAAKTPKDRAAVLLRIADIIEGNRDLLETLEAANTGKPAAVAEDDISSAIDTFRFSAGAARAFTTPGAGDYAENHTSVILREPVGVVGVITPWNYPLLMAAWKIAPILAAGNAMVLKPSEQTPLATLKLAELIASEVPSGVLNIVTGPGPVVGNRISEHPDVDLVAITGSVGSGQKVAASAASTVKRVHLELGGKAPVVVFDDADLEAAAKGVRAGGFWNGGQECGAATRVLVHESVAKKFIEVLVREVQEITIGAPGAEGDAEIGSMISSAHYDRVLAALEDIRKDGLTIAVGGNAIDGPGYFIEPTVVTNVPAGATIASTEIFGPVVSVETFSTDEEAVTRANETVYGLAASVWTTDSARSFSIPRQLDFGTVWVNSHLVIANEMPWGGFKGSGYGRDLSIYALEDFSRTKHVMYNHG, encoded by the coding sequence ATGACCGAAACAGCATCATTCACCGTCCGCCGAGCAGGGAATGCGCCAGTTCCTTCCCTTCCTCCCTTCGGCCAGTTCATCGGCGGGGCGTTCATCGCATCCAGTTCGGCCTCAACCGTCGATGTGGAGAACCCGGCCACTGGCGAAGTTTTGACCCAGGTCCCCGCCGGCACCGTGGAGGACGTCGACGCCGCCGTCGCTGCTGCCGTCACAGCCAAAGCAGGCTGGGCAGCGAAAACGCCCAAGGACCGCGCCGCAGTCCTTCTTCGGATCGCAGACATCATCGAGGGCAACCGCGACCTCCTCGAAACCCTCGAAGCTGCCAACACCGGGAAACCGGCAGCCGTTGCTGAAGACGACATCTCAAGCGCGATCGACACCTTCAGGTTTTCAGCAGGCGCGGCACGAGCGTTCACCACACCCGGAGCCGGCGATTACGCAGAGAACCACACCTCGGTGATCCTCCGCGAGCCCGTGGGTGTTGTCGGCGTGATCACCCCCTGGAACTACCCGCTGCTGATGGCCGCGTGGAAGATCGCCCCGATCCTGGCCGCCGGCAACGCCATGGTCCTCAAGCCCTCAGAGCAGACACCATTGGCCACTCTCAAACTGGCCGAACTCATCGCCTCCGAGGTTCCCTCCGGTGTCCTGAACATCGTCACCGGGCCCGGCCCGGTGGTGGGGAACCGCATTTCAGAGCACCCGGATGTCGACCTGGTTGCCATCACCGGAAGTGTGGGCAGCGGCCAGAAGGTGGCCGCAAGCGCGGCCTCCACTGTTAAGCGGGTCCACCTGGAACTCGGCGGCAAAGCGCCCGTCGTCGTCTTCGACGACGCCGACCTGGAAGCCGCCGCCAAGGGTGTCCGCGCCGGCGGGTTCTGGAACGGCGGCCAGGAATGCGGTGCCGCGACCCGTGTCCTGGTCCATGAATCCGTTGCCAAGAAATTCATCGAAGTGCTGGTACGGGAGGTACAGGAGATTACCATCGGCGCACCCGGTGCCGAAGGGGACGCCGAAATCGGTTCCATGATCTCAAGCGCACACTACGACAGGGTCCTGGCCGCACTCGAGGACATCCGCAAAGACGGCCTGACGATCGCTGTCGGCGGCAACGCCATCGACGGTCCGGGCTACTTCATCGAACCAACTGTCGTGACCAACGTCCCTGCAGGCGCCACAATCGCCAGCACAGAGATCTTCGGCCCGGTCGTGTCGGTGGAAACCTTCAGCACCGATGAAGAGGCCGTCACACGAGCCAACGAAACCGTCTACGGGCTGGCAGCATCAGTGTGGACCACAGACTCTGCCCGTTCCTTCTCCATTCCCCGCCAGCTCGACTTCGGCACGGTCTGGGTCAATTCACACCTCGTCATCGCCAACGAGATGCCCTGGGGCGGCTTCAAAGGCTCCGGCTACGGCCGGGACCTCTCCATCTACGCCCTGGAAGACTTCTCCCGCACCAAACACGTCATGTACAACCACGGCTGA
- a CDS encoding PDC sensor domain-containing protein, whose protein sequence is MEPVQATLHRTAAVISSTIGSVFEDLEKIAAAVSEAAASASGVPRRSAFHFLKKEFANLISQHSGVIIGAGIAYAPGSLPEARNWLEWWRVQHPDTSREARFVTHDLNPDSLNYYDYASREWFTVPSASGKPVAVGPYVDFGGINVNIITLCVPAATPQGTHVLGGDLTLAKLEGAFLQALQLHDPSVVLLGPNGRVIASNDARIASGTLLRDQDVRRVQDSVDVSPDNPTRLPWKLISLRK, encoded by the coding sequence GTGGAACCCGTACAAGCAACTCTTCACCGGACAGCAGCGGTCATCTCGTCCACTATCGGCAGCGTCTTCGAAGACCTGGAGAAAATCGCCGCGGCGGTTTCTGAAGCGGCAGCCAGTGCCTCAGGTGTTCCGCGGCGCAGTGCCTTCCACTTTCTGAAAAAGGAATTTGCAAATCTCATCAGCCAGCACTCGGGCGTGATCATCGGAGCTGGAATCGCATATGCGCCTGGAAGCCTCCCGGAAGCTCGCAACTGGCTCGAATGGTGGCGGGTGCAGCACCCAGATACCTCCCGTGAAGCTCGCTTCGTTACGCACGACCTCAACCCGGACTCGTTGAATTACTACGATTACGCAAGCCGGGAATGGTTCACCGTCCCTTCCGCCAGCGGCAAGCCGGTAGCAGTGGGCCCCTATGTGGATTTTGGCGGCATCAACGTCAACATCATCACCCTGTGTGTTCCCGCCGCGACCCCTCAGGGAACGCATGTACTGGGCGGTGACCTGACCTTAGCGAAGCTCGAGGGCGCCTTCCTCCAGGCGCTCCAATTGCACGACCCTTCAGTGGTTCTGCTCGGCCCGAACGGCAGGGTCATCGCATCCAATGACGCACGCATAGCTTCGGGTACCCTGCTTCGCGATCAGGACGTCCGCCGTGTGCAGGACTCGGTCGACGTCTCTCCGGACAATCCGACGCGTCTGCCCTGGAAGCTGATCAGTCTCAGGAAGTAG
- a CDS encoding protoporphyrinogen/coproporphyrinogen oxidase → MRDVVVVGAGLAGLSAGWRLRHWDTLLLESDTRVGGRIRSERRGNYWLNWGGHVFAGAGSSTASLLNEVGVMAVQIPGSLQALSMNGKFIKKGHIATYPFRIPMSLSARIDTLQAGMKVVSGVAKYTGVVRKRAGESGAMRQQRIYDFQNDVSFQDFIGNLSEDAAALFKTTVTRSAGDMNEISAGAGIGYFSLVLGIGQGLSQGIVGGPSTLTESVAAALGDRIQLGATVQEVVHKKDSVLVRYSQGGVDHEVEARAVVLATTADVSHRIGVDLPEDLRGALSQIKYGPHVSTAFLTNETSARPWDDIYAIAAPKRSFAIALNQASIVRGTESVRKPGGSFMTFSPASLGRALLEKIDEEVIQTHLRDLDQVLGHGFADSVVEAETDRWKVASPYSFPGRAKLQSTLMRGTDRVFLAGDFLGTLYTESSITTGFSAAQEAASLLATHRQTPPHSGISIVA, encoded by the coding sequence ATGAGAGATGTAGTTGTTGTTGGCGCCGGACTCGCCGGCCTGTCTGCGGGCTGGCGCCTGCGTCATTGGGATACGCTCCTGCTTGAATCGGACACGCGCGTGGGCGGGCGCATCCGTTCAGAGCGCCGGGGCAACTACTGGCTCAACTGGGGGGGACATGTCTTCGCAGGCGCCGGATCCTCCACGGCCTCCCTGCTCAATGAAGTCGGCGTCATGGCCGTCCAGATCCCCGGTTCTCTGCAGGCCCTCTCAATGAACGGCAAGTTCATTAAAAAGGGCCATATCGCCACCTACCCGTTCCGGATTCCCATGTCTCTTTCCGCCCGGATCGACACGCTACAGGCCGGCATGAAGGTTGTCAGTGGCGTCGCCAAATACACCGGCGTTGTCAGGAAGCGTGCCGGAGAATCCGGGGCAATGCGCCAGCAGCGCATCTATGACTTCCAGAACGATGTCTCCTTCCAGGACTTCATCGGGAACCTGTCCGAGGACGCAGCTGCTCTGTTCAAAACCACTGTCACGCGCTCAGCCGGTGATATGAATGAAATCTCCGCCGGCGCCGGCATCGGGTACTTCAGCCTGGTTCTGGGCATCGGTCAAGGACTTAGCCAAGGCATCGTTGGTGGCCCTTCCACCCTGACCGAGTCAGTCGCCGCAGCACTCGGTGACCGGATCCAGCTCGGAGCGACTGTGCAGGAGGTTGTGCACAAGAAGGATTCCGTCCTCGTCCGCTACAGCCAAGGCGGCGTCGACCATGAAGTGGAGGCCCGCGCCGTTGTCCTCGCCACCACCGCTGATGTGTCGCACAGGATTGGCGTGGATCTTCCGGAAGACCTGCGCGGTGCCCTCAGCCAGATAAAGTACGGCCCCCATGTCAGCACGGCCTTCCTGACCAACGAGACCTCGGCCCGGCCCTGGGACGACATCTATGCCATCGCGGCGCCAAAGCGCTCGTTTGCGATCGCACTGAACCAGGCCAGCATCGTCCGCGGTACCGAATCCGTGCGTAAGCCCGGCGGCAGCTTCATGACGTTCTCACCCGCCAGCTTGGGCCGCGCGTTGCTGGAGAAGATCGATGAGGAAGTCATCCAGACCCACCTTCGCGACCTCGATCAGGTCCTCGGTCACGGGTTCGCCGACAGCGTTGTCGAAGCCGAGACGGATCGGTGGAAGGTCGCCTCGCCCTACTCCTTCCCCGGACGGGCCAAGCTCCAGTCAACGCTGATGCGAGGGACGGACCGCGTCTTCCTTGCCGGGGACTTCCTCGGAACCCTCTACACCGAAAGCTCGATCACCACCGGATTCTCGGCAGCCCAGGAAGCCGCCAGCCTGCTGGCCACACACCGCCAGACCCCGCCCCATTCCGGCATCTCGATCGTCGCCTGA
- the dapA gene encoding 4-hydroxy-tetrahydrodipicolinate synthase: MAKELSGVLTALSTPFNQDETIDVHTLRRIVDRSVDAGVNGVVAAGSTGEVGALSSEERLLLINTVIEQANGRVPVIANTGATSTAEAIHLSQAAEKAGADVLMLITPYYEPLSLEETVTYIKDVARSVNIPVMLYNIPAVTGVNLDPETVRALAEEVDNIKYIKDSSANWEQALQLIHHHSDVIGTFIGWDVYLYSALAEGAAGVMAGTANVVPDEIVAVNRLIAEGDLTGARELWNDVYPVIDALLSVPFIPAVKAGLSLQGLPAGSPRRPTADLSAEDLARVQQALAALPQKVK, encoded by the coding sequence ATGGCTAAAGAACTCAGCGGTGTCCTGACCGCACTGTCCACCCCTTTCAACCAAGACGAAACCATCGACGTCCACACCCTGCGCCGCATCGTCGACCGCTCCGTCGACGCCGGCGTCAACGGCGTTGTCGCAGCCGGCTCCACCGGCGAAGTCGGTGCCCTGTCCTCCGAGGAACGCCTACTCCTTATCAACACGGTCATCGAGCAGGCCAACGGACGTGTCCCGGTCATCGCCAACACCGGCGCCACCTCGACAGCCGAGGCCATTCACCTCTCGCAGGCTGCCGAGAAGGCCGGCGCTGACGTGCTCATGCTGATCACGCCGTACTACGAGCCGCTCTCCCTGGAGGAAACGGTCACGTACATCAAGGACGTCGCCCGGTCCGTGAACATTCCGGTCATGCTCTACAACATCCCGGCCGTCACCGGCGTCAACCTGGACCCGGAAACTGTGCGCGCCCTGGCAGAAGAAGTGGACAACATCAAGTACATCAAGGACTCCAGCGCGAACTGGGAACAGGCACTCCAGCTGATCCACCACCACAGCGATGTCATCGGCACCTTCATCGGCTGGGATGTCTACCTCTACAGCGCCCTCGCCGAAGGCGCAGCAGGCGTCATGGCCGGCACCGCCAACGTCGTCCCCGACGAAATCGTCGCCGTCAACCGACTGATCGCCGAAGGTGACCTCACCGGTGCCCGCGAACTGTGGAATGACGTGTACCCGGTCATCGACGCACTCCTCAGCGTCCCGTTCATCCCGGCCGTGAAAGCCGGGCTTTCACTGCAGGGCCTCCCCGCCGGCTCGCCCCGGCGTCCCACCGCCGACCTCAGCGCAGAAGACCTGGCACGGGTGCAGCAAGCCCTGGCCGCCCTTCCTCAAAAGGTGAAATAA
- a CDS encoding beta-glucoside-specific PTS transporter subunit IIABC, which translates to MASVNYRSLAADILEHVGGEENIVGATHCATRLRLKLRDDAKADTAAVEKLPGVITVMKAGGQYQVVIGNDVPTVFAELGKISRFGKDDTAHETPSEGNLLNRFIDMVSSIFTPVLWPLAGAGLLKAFLSMGTTFGWVAPTNQTYIILSAAADALFYFLPMFLAVTAARRFKTNQFTSMAIAGALVYPSIVAMAAAGEPVAFAGIPLVMMNYTSSVIPIIVAVWLQGYLERFLLKILPSAVRNFLTPLLSIAIMVPLTLLTVGPLTTLAAQGLSSGITAIFAFAPWLAGAVMGGLWQVFVLFGLHWGLVPIMTTELASNGYSLLMGPLVPAVLAQAGAMVAVAIRSRSAKRRQVAAPAALSGFLAGVTEPGIYGVNLPLKKPFYFGIAGGALGGAIAAVGGSASSAFVFPSLLALPAFTSVGSFTLQLVGTGVAIVVAFTLTFFFGPREQADDAAAPAVDRPAGEGAAAPTESAPGAGTGSVKALAPVSGTVVALADVPDKVFASGAMGGGIGIIPEDDRVHSPISGTVQAVMKTGHAYGIKSDDGVEVLVHIGIDTVQMDGDGFEAAVTRGQRVEAGDLLATADRAKILAAGYDSTTLMVITNTKALTAVVPVTKGHLTQGTPALDVEL; encoded by the coding sequence ATGGCTTCCGTGAATTACCGGTCGTTGGCCGCTGACATTTTGGAGCATGTCGGCGGCGAAGAAAACATCGTTGGTGCTACTCATTGCGCCACCCGGCTACGGCTCAAGCTTCGCGACGATGCAAAAGCAGACACCGCCGCCGTCGAAAAGCTCCCCGGTGTCATTACGGTCATGAAGGCCGGTGGACAGTACCAAGTGGTGATCGGCAACGATGTTCCCACCGTTTTCGCCGAACTGGGCAAGATCAGCCGCTTCGGTAAAGACGACACGGCGCATGAGACTCCTTCCGAGGGCAACCTGCTCAACCGTTTCATCGACATGGTGTCCTCCATCTTCACGCCGGTCCTGTGGCCATTGGCCGGGGCCGGATTGCTCAAGGCGTTCCTCAGCATGGGCACCACCTTCGGCTGGGTGGCCCCGACCAACCAGACGTATATCATCCTTTCCGCCGCCGCTGACGCGCTGTTCTACTTCCTGCCGATGTTTTTGGCCGTCACGGCAGCCCGCAGGTTCAAGACCAATCAGTTCACCTCCATGGCGATCGCCGGCGCCCTGGTCTACCCGAGCATTGTTGCCATGGCCGCCGCAGGCGAGCCGGTAGCTTTCGCCGGTATTCCGCTGGTGATGATGAACTACACCAGTTCGGTGATCCCGATCATCGTTGCCGTCTGGTTGCAGGGCTACCTGGAGCGGTTCCTGCTGAAAATTCTTCCGTCCGCCGTCCGAAACTTCCTTACCCCCCTGCTGTCCATCGCCATCATGGTTCCGTTGACCCTGCTCACGGTAGGCCCGCTCACCACCCTCGCCGCTCAGGGCCTCTCCTCCGGCATCACGGCCATCTTCGCCTTCGCCCCCTGGTTGGCCGGTGCCGTCATGGGTGGTTTGTGGCAGGTGTTCGTGCTGTTCGGTCTGCACTGGGGCCTCGTCCCGATCATGACCACTGAGCTGGCGAGCAATGGCTACTCCCTTCTCATGGGTCCGCTTGTCCCTGCTGTTTTGGCGCAGGCCGGCGCAATGGTTGCTGTTGCCATCCGCAGCCGCAGCGCCAAGCGACGCCAGGTCGCTGCACCCGCGGCCCTTTCAGGTTTCCTCGCCGGTGTCACCGAACCCGGGATCTACGGCGTGAACCTTCCGCTTAAGAAGCCGTTTTACTTCGGCATCGCGGGTGGCGCCCTGGGCGGTGCCATTGCTGCGGTTGGCGGAAGCGCCTCCAGTGCATTTGTCTTCCCGTCCCTACTTGCCCTTCCGGCGTTCACCTCGGTAGGCAGCTTCACGCTGCAACTGGTGGGAACCGGCGTCGCCATCGTCGTCGCCTTCACGCTTACTTTCTTCTTCGGCCCGCGCGAACAGGCCGACGACGCTGCCGCGCCGGCAGTGGACCGCCCCGCAGGCGAAGGTGCTGCGGCCCCTACCGAATCCGCCCCGGGCGCAGGCACCGGAAGCGTCAAAGCACTGGCCCCTGTCTCGGGCACTGTCGTAGCCCTCGCTGATGTGCCGGACAAGGTGTTTGCCTCCGGTGCCATGGGTGGCGGCATCGGCATCATCCCCGAAGATGACCGCGTCCATTCGCCTATCTCCGGCACCGTTCAGGCGGTCATGAAGACCGGTCACGCCTACGGCATCAAGTCCGACGACGGCGTTGAGGTCCTGGTCCACATCGGCATCGACACCGTTCAGATGGACGGCGACGGCTTCGAAGCCGCCGTAACCCGTGGCCAGCGCGTGGAGGCAGGAGACCTGCTGGCCACTGCGGACAGGGCAAAGATCCTTGCTGCAGGCTACGACTCCACCACGCTGATGGTAATCACCAACACGAAGGCTTTGACCGCCGTCGTTCCTGTCACCAAGGGGCACCTGACGCAGGGTACCCCTGCACTTGACGTCGAACTCTAA
- a CDS encoding DUF4193 domain-containing protein, translating to MATDYDELRTDVKESQENSLEALKSAKAPDAKSVVQELDEADTLDGLTPGGEFIAEELVVQVIPQAEDEFTCNSCFLVRHRSQKAREKDGHAYCVECEG from the coding sequence GTGGCAACCGATTACGACGAACTGCGCACCGACGTTAAGGAGTCCCAGGAAAATTCGCTGGAGGCCCTGAAGTCCGCCAAAGCACCGGATGCCAAGTCTGTAGTTCAGGAGCTCGACGAGGCTGACACCCTCGACGGCCTCACCCCGGGCGGCGAGTTCATTGCCGAAGAGCTCGTTGTGCAGGTCATTCCGCAGGCTGAGGATGAGTTCACCTGCAACTCGTGCTTCCTGGTCCGCCACCGTTCGCAGAAGGCGCGCGAGAAGGACGGCCATGCCTACTGTGTCGAATGTGAGGGCTGA